The Microlunatus soli genome contains the following window.
GCCGCGTCCCCCGACGCGGTCGGGACCGGAATCGATCTCGAGACGGTCGACGTCGAGCGTGGTCGGTCGGCGGCCGTCGCCCGCGGTCTCGACGACCGGGTGCGGTTGATCGCCGGCGATGCCAAGACGATCACCGGAGCGTACGACCTGGTGTTGTGCCTCGGCGCGCACCACGCCCTCGATGAGGATCCGGGACGAGCACTGACCCGGCTGCGTCGGTTGACAGCGGACGGCGGACGGCTGCTCTTTGGCATCGATTACTGGCTGCACACCCCGCCACCGGAGCGGCTGGCCACGATGTGGGGAGGCGCCGATCTGCAGGACAGCTGCTGGCTGCCGGACGTGGTCGACGCCGCGGCCGCAGCCGGTTGGCGACTGCTCGACCTGCAGGAGACCACCCAGCAGGAATGGGACGACTACGAATGCGGGCT
Protein-coding sequences here:
- a CDS encoding SAM-dependent methyltransferase — translated: MTDTVPINGLALTVNSPISGPRLDRLVTELATGEPTDILDVGCGWAELLLRVLAASPDAVGTGIDLETVDVERGRSAAVARGLDDRVRLIAGDAKTITGAYDLVLCLGAHHALDEDPGRALTRLRRLTADGGRLLFGIDYWLHTPPPERLATMWGGADLQDSCWLPDVVDAAAAAGWRLLDLQETTQQEWDDYECGLVRNQEEWLLQHPDHPDADELRQRLDRSRSEWLRGHHGYLGFACLTLAAMPGG